One window from the genome of Serinibacter salmoneus encodes:
- a CDS encoding GlxA family transcriptional regulator: MTVVGVLIGPGRRAFDIAAVREVYGDRTDRGLPCAEVRLLAAASVTDLDGVQSLRRTHPLDAVAGLDLLIVPGSDDPLLEPATIEVETVAGAADASVPIASLCTGAFTLATAGLLEGREATTHWRFAAQLARRFPKVKVRERDLYCGGDGVWTSAGVTAGIDLLLHLVRLDWGAEAAEIVARSMVTPVFRPGSQAQYADTVMPRTTAPSVERLQLLVSADLRRPWPVVDLAGACAMSPRTFHRWFADRVGTTPLTWLNDLRVREAQRLLEQTGLSVLEVANAVGYASDDLLRKHFGQRLGISPTGHRAAFRRTTPR; the protein is encoded by the coding sequence ATGACTGTCGTTGGTGTCCTGATTGGCCCCGGGCGACGCGCGTTCGATATCGCGGCGGTCAGAGAGGTCTATGGCGATCGCACCGACAGGGGGCTACCGTGCGCGGAGGTACGGCTTCTCGCCGCGGCATCCGTCACGGACCTTGACGGGGTCCAGTCCTTGCGGCGCACCCATCCTCTCGACGCGGTCGCCGGGCTCGATCTGCTCATCGTGCCTGGGAGCGATGATCCACTCCTCGAGCCGGCCACGATCGAGGTCGAGACTGTCGCCGGCGCGGCCGACGCCAGTGTGCCCATCGCCTCGTTGTGCACTGGGGCGTTCACGCTGGCGACCGCAGGCTTGCTCGAGGGCCGCGAGGCGACGACGCATTGGCGTTTCGCTGCACAGCTCGCCCGCAGATTCCCCAAGGTCAAGGTGCGCGAGCGCGACCTCTACTGCGGTGGTGATGGTGTCTGGACGTCCGCGGGGGTCACGGCCGGAATCGATCTGCTCCTCCACCTTGTCCGCCTGGATTGGGGCGCGGAGGCCGCCGAGATCGTCGCGCGGTCGATGGTCACTCCGGTCTTCCGACCGGGTTCACAGGCGCAGTATGCCGATACCGTGATGCCGAGGACGACGGCGCCGAGCGTCGAGCGATTGCAGCTTCTCGTGAGCGCTGACCTTCGCCGTCCATGGCCTGTCGTGGACCTGGCCGGAGCCTGCGCGATGTCGCCGCGCACGTTCCACCGCTGGTTCGCTGACCGAGTCGGAACGACACCGCTGACCTGGCTCAACGACCTCCGCGTACGGGAGGCACAGCGACTCCTCGAACAGACCGGACTCTCGGTCCTCGAAGTCGCCAATGCTGTGGGGTACGCCAGCGACGATCTGCTGCGAAAGCACTTCGGTCAACGGCTCGGCATCAGCCCGACAGGGCACCGGGCCGCGTTCCGCCGCACAACGCCGAGATAG
- a CDS encoding O-antigen ligase family protein, with product MLALAGLLCVSFVTNLAVRNGHASTRPYSTSLTVDITQYSLYGLIALGFWGVLAMVPRERIARAFQVSVWLCGAASLAQYVGVRVGAAPLLAQLGFRVEGVDDTFESLRSGPFLEGQQLGFYAGGVLLVCLWRRYWMSAVVAGALVLFSESTTAYLGLMTGLAAALLLLPRPRVVVTTIAVLAGLAIAALSVPAFGTVVGRQLAKLGFTQFAPDYAWATASLDLRSVKAEVAFAIAQDYPLFGVGPGRFAAYFYQYASEYRLPWRYYNTQTRPIAENAYGHIASELGLIALGAFVIFIATLALAARRVHPVLVALAGFVAIAVSTQSSWTFLPIWAFLGLLAAQNSTRGAESNQAPKPATRARKSTHPST from the coding sequence GTGCTGGCCCTCGCGGGCCTTCTGTGTGTTTCGTTCGTCACGAACCTCGCGGTGCGCAACGGACATGCCTCGACACGCCCCTACTCGACCTCGCTCACGGTCGACATCACGCAGTACTCACTGTACGGCCTGATCGCTCTGGGCTTCTGGGGCGTTCTCGCGATGGTACCGAGGGAACGAATCGCGCGAGCGTTCCAGGTCTCCGTCTGGCTGTGTGGCGCGGCCTCTCTCGCCCAGTACGTCGGCGTACGGGTGGGCGCTGCCCCGCTGCTCGCGCAATTGGGCTTTCGCGTCGAGGGCGTGGACGACACATTCGAGTCGCTACGGTCCGGACCATTCTTGGAAGGTCAGCAGCTCGGCTTCTATGCGGGCGGAGTACTGCTCGTCTGCCTCTGGCGGCGATACTGGATGAGCGCCGTCGTCGCTGGCGCCTTGGTGCTGTTCTCTGAGTCGACTACGGCCTACCTCGGGCTCATGACGGGCCTCGCTGCCGCACTGCTACTCTTGCCGCGCCCGCGAGTCGTGGTCACCACGATTGCTGTCCTAGCAGGCCTCGCGATCGCAGCGCTCAGTGTTCCAGCATTCGGGACCGTCGTCGGGCGCCAACTTGCCAAGCTTGGGTTCACGCAGTTCGCTCCGGACTATGCATGGGCGACCGCCTCGCTAGACCTCCGAAGCGTGAAGGCCGAAGTCGCATTCGCCATCGCACAGGACTACCCCCTGTTCGGAGTAGGCCCAGGACGGTTCGCTGCCTACTTTTACCAGTACGCCTCCGAGTACCGACTGCCGTGGCGCTACTACAACACCCAGACTCGACCCATTGCAGAAAATGCCTACGGTCACATCGCGTCCGAGCTCGGGCTCATCGCACTGGGAGCCTTCGTCATCTTCATCGCGACGCTCGCGCTGGCCGCTCGTCGAGTCCACCCGGTGCTCGTCGCCCTTGCGGGGTTCGTCGCGATCGCCGTCTCGACTCAGTCCAGCTGGACGTTCCTGCCCATTTGGGCATTCTTGGGGCTTCTCGCAGCCCAGAACTCCACGCGAGGAGCGGAGTCGAACCAAGCACCAAAGCCCGCGACACGTGCGAGGAAATCGACGCACCCCTCTACCTGA